A stretch of Ranitomeya variabilis isolate aRanVar5 chromosome 3, aRanVar5.hap1, whole genome shotgun sequence DNA encodes these proteins:
- the IKZF4 gene encoding zinc finger protein Eos isoform X2 translates to MKLLEKEKPRKRYQSKMEIDDYNGRSYMSAGDSSLEKDFSEALIGPTVSTPNSRHSSPRRSLSANSIKVEMYSDDESHRLLNHEDRLSEKDDGAMPDDSLVEPLGYCDGQDPHSPGGIRLPNGKLKCDICGMVCIGPNVLMVHKRSHTALSGDFMFDAVSGERPFHCNQCGASFTQKGNLLRHIKLHSGEKPFKCPFCNYACRRRDALTGHLRTHAVGKPYKCNYCGRSYKQQNTLEEHKERCHNYLQSLSNEGQHLSAHPGEEIRDLDLGPDALMHHSSDPPSFMDRLASNLTKRKRSTPQKFAGEKQVRLSLADLPYDMNSSFEKDIEMVPHHPLDPSYGNPLAFVGGPMRLPPTNCISEITPVISSVYTQLQPMSGRPDMPGNREAAEGHEDIPDVTQIHYRGRTEHGASPTNGCQDSTTDTESNHEERGSQATSSRQSPAYAKEDQRPPEPGVVNPSRSGPGTAKETLRVLGEDGEQVKVFKCEHCRVLFLDHVMFTIHMGCHGFRDPFECNICGYHSQDRYEFSSHIVRGEHKV, encoded by the exons ATGAAGCTCCTGGAGAAGGAGAAGCCCAGGAAG AGATATCAATCAAAAATGGAAATTGATGACTATAATGGCCGATCTTATATGTCTG CAGGAGACTCATCTCTGGAAAAGGATTTCTCCGAAGCATTGATTGGACCCACTGTCAGCACACCAAACAGCAGACACTCGTCCCCAAGGCGCTCACTTAGTG CAAACTCTATAAAAGTAGAAATGTACAGTGATGATGAATCTCACCGTCTTCTCAACCATGAAGACCGACTAAGTGAGAAAGACGATGGGGCCATGCCTGATGACTCGCTGGTCGAGCCACTTGGGTACTGCGATGGCCAGGATCCCCATTCTCCAGGAGGCATCCGCCTCCCCAATGGCAAGCTGAAGTGTGACATTTGTGGGATGGTCTGCATTGGCCCGAATGTGCTGATGGTGCATAAAAGAAGCCACACGG CACTCAGCGGGGACTTTATGTTTGATGCTGTTTCAGGTGAGCGGCCATTTCACTGTAACCAGTGTGGTGCCTCCTTTACCCAGAAGGGGAACCTCTTGCGGCACATCAAGCTGCATTCGGGTGAGAAGCCTTTCAAGTGCCCCTTCTGTAACTACGCTTGCCGTCGGCGGGACGCATTAACAGGTCACCTGCGCACACACGCTG TCGGCAAGCCCTACAAGTGCAACTACTGCGGCCGCAGCTACAAGCAGCAGAATACACTGGAGGAACACAAGGAGCGCTGCCACAACTACTTACAGAGCCTCAGCAATGAAGGCCAGCACCTCTCTGCACATCCAG GTGAGGAGATACGAGACCTGGATCTGGGACCAGATGCCCTGATGCACCACTCCTCTGACCCGCCGTCTTTTATGGATCGGCTGGCGAGCAACCTCACAAAGCGCAAGCGCTCTACACCTCAGAAATTTGCGG GGGAGAAACAGGTGCGGCTTAGCCTTGCTGATCTTCCATATGACATGAACTCTAGTTTTGAGAAGGACATAGAGATGGTTCCTCACCACCCTCTTGACCCATCATATGGAAATCCATTAGCTTTTGTTGGAGGTCCAATGCGCTTGCCACCCACAAACTGCATCTCAGAAATAACGCCAGTCATTAGCTCAGTGTACACCCAGCTACAGCCTATGTCAGGACGGCCAGACATGCCAGGAAACCGTGAAGCAGCAGAGGGCCATGAAGACATCCCAGATGTGACACAGATTCATTACAGAGGACGGACTGAGCATGGAGCTTCCCCTACTAATGGCTGCCAGGACTCAACCACAGACACCGAAAGCAACCATGAAGAGAGAGGCTCTCAAGCCACCAGCAGCCGGCAGAGCCCGGCTTATGCCAAAGAGGACCAGAGGCCACCTGAACCAGGTGTGGTAAATCCTTCCCGCTCTGGACCTGGCACTGCCAAGGAAACCCTGCGGGTACTGGGAGAGGATGGTGAGCAAGTGAAGGTATTCAAGTGTGAGCACTGCCGTGTCCTCTTCCTGGACCATGTCATGTTCACTATCCACATGGGATGCCATGGCTTCAGAGACCCTTTTGAGTGCAATATTTGTGGCTATCACAGTCAGGACCGGTACGAGTTCTCATCCCATATTGTAAGAGGAGAGCACAAAGTTTAA
- the IKZF4 gene encoding zinc finger protein Eos isoform X6 gives MKLLEKEKPRKRYQSKMEIDDYNGRSYMSAGDSSLEKDFSEALIGPTVSTPNSRHSSPRRSLSANSIKVEMYSDDESHRLLNHEDRLSEKDDGAMPDDSLVEPLGYCDGQDPHSPGGIRLPNGKLKCDICGMVCIGPNVLMVHKRSHTALSGDFMFDAVSGERPFHCNQCGASFTQKGNLLRHIKLHSGEKPFKCPFCNYACRRRDALTGHLRTHAVSSPTVGKPYKCNYCGRSYKQQNTLEEHKERCHNYLQSLSNEGQHLSAHPGEKQVRLSLADLPYDMNSSFEKDIEMVPHHPLDPSYGNPLAFVGGPMRLPPTNCISEITPVISSVYTQLQPMSGRPDMPGNREAAEGHEDIPDVTQIHYRGRTEHGASPTNGCQDSTTDTESNHEERGSQATSSRQSPAYAKEDQRPPEPGVVNPSRSGPGTAKETLRVLGEDGEQVKVFKCEHCRVLFLDHVMFTIHMGCHGFRDPFECNICGYHSQDRYEFSSHIVRGEHKV, from the exons ATGAAGCTCCTGGAGAAGGAGAAGCCCAGGAAG AGATATCAATCAAAAATGGAAATTGATGACTATAATGGCCGATCTTATATGTCTG CAGGAGACTCATCTCTGGAAAAGGATTTCTCCGAAGCATTGATTGGACCCACTGTCAGCACACCAAACAGCAGACACTCGTCCCCAAGGCGCTCACTTAGTG CAAACTCTATAAAAGTAGAAATGTACAGTGATGATGAATCTCACCGTCTTCTCAACCATGAAGACCGACTAAGTGAGAAAGACGATGGGGCCATGCCTGATGACTCGCTGGTCGAGCCACTTGGGTACTGCGATGGCCAGGATCCCCATTCTCCAGGAGGCATCCGCCTCCCCAATGGCAAGCTGAAGTGTGACATTTGTGGGATGGTCTGCATTGGCCCGAATGTGCTGATGGTGCATAAAAGAAGCCACACGG CACTCAGCGGGGACTTTATGTTTGATGCTGTTTCAGGTGAGCGGCCATTTCACTGTAACCAGTGTGGTGCCTCCTTTACCCAGAAGGGGAACCTCTTGCGGCACATCAAGCTGCATTCGGGTGAGAAGCCTTTCAAGTGCCCCTTCTGTAACTACGCTTGCCGTCGGCGGGACGCATTAACAGGTCACCTGCGCACACACGCTG tcTCCTCCCCCACAGTCGGCAAGCCCTACAAGTGCAACTACTGCGGCCGCAGCTACAAGCAGCAGAATACACTGGAGGAACACAAGGAGCGCTGCCACAACTACTTACAGAGCCTCAGCAATGAAGGCCAGCACCTCTCTGCACATCCAG GGGAGAAACAGGTGCGGCTTAGCCTTGCTGATCTTCCATATGACATGAACTCTAGTTTTGAGAAGGACATAGAGATGGTTCCTCACCACCCTCTTGACCCATCATATGGAAATCCATTAGCTTTTGTTGGAGGTCCAATGCGCTTGCCACCCACAAACTGCATCTCAGAAATAACGCCAGTCATTAGCTCAGTGTACACCCAGCTACAGCCTATGTCAGGACGGCCAGACATGCCAGGAAACCGTGAAGCAGCAGAGGGCCATGAAGACATCCCAGATGTGACACAGATTCATTACAGAGGACGGACTGAGCATGGAGCTTCCCCTACTAATGGCTGCCAGGACTCAACCACAGACACCGAAAGCAACCATGAAGAGAGAGGCTCTCAAGCCACCAGCAGCCGGCAGAGCCCGGCTTATGCCAAAGAGGACCAGAGGCCACCTGAACCAGGTGTGGTAAATCCTTCCCGCTCTGGACCTGGCACTGCCAAGGAAACCCTGCGGGTACTGGGAGAGGATGGTGAGCAAGTGAAGGTATTCAAGTGTGAGCACTGCCGTGTCCTCTTCCTGGACCATGTCATGTTCACTATCCACATGGGATGCCATGGCTTCAGAGACCCTTTTGAGTGCAATATTTGTGGCTATCACAGTCAGGACCGGTACGAGTTCTCATCCCATATTGTAAGAGGAGAGCACAAAGTTTAA
- the IKZF4 gene encoding zinc finger protein Eos isoform X1, with the protein MKLLEKEKPRKRYQSKMEIDDYNGRSYMSAGDSSLEKDFSEALIGPTVSTPNSRHSSPRRSLSANSIKVEMYSDDESHRLLNHEDRLSEKDDGAMPDDSLVEPLGYCDGQDPHSPGGIRLPNGKLKCDICGMVCIGPNVLMVHKRSHTALSGDFMFDAVSGERPFHCNQCGASFTQKGNLLRHIKLHSGEKPFKCPFCNYACRRRDALTGHLRTHAVSSPTVGKPYKCNYCGRSYKQQNTLEEHKERCHNYLQSLSNEGQHLSAHPGEEIRDLDLGPDALMHHSSDPPSFMDRLASNLTKRKRSTPQKFAGEKQVRLSLADLPYDMNSSFEKDIEMVPHHPLDPSYGNPLAFVGGPMRLPPTNCISEITPVISSVYTQLQPMSGRPDMPGNREAAEGHEDIPDVTQIHYRGRTEHGASPTNGCQDSTTDTESNHEERGSQATSSRQSPAYAKEDQRPPEPGVVNPSRSGPGTAKETLRVLGEDGEQVKVFKCEHCRVLFLDHVMFTIHMGCHGFRDPFECNICGYHSQDRYEFSSHIVRGEHKV; encoded by the exons ATGAAGCTCCTGGAGAAGGAGAAGCCCAGGAAG AGATATCAATCAAAAATGGAAATTGATGACTATAATGGCCGATCTTATATGTCTG CAGGAGACTCATCTCTGGAAAAGGATTTCTCCGAAGCATTGATTGGACCCACTGTCAGCACACCAAACAGCAGACACTCGTCCCCAAGGCGCTCACTTAGTG CAAACTCTATAAAAGTAGAAATGTACAGTGATGATGAATCTCACCGTCTTCTCAACCATGAAGACCGACTAAGTGAGAAAGACGATGGGGCCATGCCTGATGACTCGCTGGTCGAGCCACTTGGGTACTGCGATGGCCAGGATCCCCATTCTCCAGGAGGCATCCGCCTCCCCAATGGCAAGCTGAAGTGTGACATTTGTGGGATGGTCTGCATTGGCCCGAATGTGCTGATGGTGCATAAAAGAAGCCACACGG CACTCAGCGGGGACTTTATGTTTGATGCTGTTTCAGGTGAGCGGCCATTTCACTGTAACCAGTGTGGTGCCTCCTTTACCCAGAAGGGGAACCTCTTGCGGCACATCAAGCTGCATTCGGGTGAGAAGCCTTTCAAGTGCCCCTTCTGTAACTACGCTTGCCGTCGGCGGGACGCATTAACAGGTCACCTGCGCACACACGCTG tcTCCTCCCCCACAGTCGGCAAGCCCTACAAGTGCAACTACTGCGGCCGCAGCTACAAGCAGCAGAATACACTGGAGGAACACAAGGAGCGCTGCCACAACTACTTACAGAGCCTCAGCAATGAAGGCCAGCACCTCTCTGCACATCCAG GTGAGGAGATACGAGACCTGGATCTGGGACCAGATGCCCTGATGCACCACTCCTCTGACCCGCCGTCTTTTATGGATCGGCTGGCGAGCAACCTCACAAAGCGCAAGCGCTCTACACCTCAGAAATTTGCGG GGGAGAAACAGGTGCGGCTTAGCCTTGCTGATCTTCCATATGACATGAACTCTAGTTTTGAGAAGGACATAGAGATGGTTCCTCACCACCCTCTTGACCCATCATATGGAAATCCATTAGCTTTTGTTGGAGGTCCAATGCGCTTGCCACCCACAAACTGCATCTCAGAAATAACGCCAGTCATTAGCTCAGTGTACACCCAGCTACAGCCTATGTCAGGACGGCCAGACATGCCAGGAAACCGTGAAGCAGCAGAGGGCCATGAAGACATCCCAGATGTGACACAGATTCATTACAGAGGACGGACTGAGCATGGAGCTTCCCCTACTAATGGCTGCCAGGACTCAACCACAGACACCGAAAGCAACCATGAAGAGAGAGGCTCTCAAGCCACCAGCAGCCGGCAGAGCCCGGCTTATGCCAAAGAGGACCAGAGGCCACCTGAACCAGGTGTGGTAAATCCTTCCCGCTCTGGACCTGGCACTGCCAAGGAAACCCTGCGGGTACTGGGAGAGGATGGTGAGCAAGTGAAGGTATTCAAGTGTGAGCACTGCCGTGTCCTCTTCCTGGACCATGTCATGTTCACTATCCACATGGGATGCCATGGCTTCAGAGACCCTTTTGAGTGCAATATTTGTGGCTATCACAGTCAGGACCGGTACGAGTTCTCATCCCATATTGTAAGAGGAGAGCACAAAGTTTAA